The Daphnia magna isolate NIES linkage group LG6, ASM2063170v1.1, whole genome shotgun sequence genome segment ataaatagacttgaatcgaaaaatcatacattcaacacgattaaacccgttacttacttggtatttagtgaaaacctgcaaccgaaatatgacagtacttgtcaaaacttttgttttgggTCCTACCCATCATATGATCCTACCTCGATATGATGACATTGAATATTAGGCAATAATAGACGCCAAAAAATAGGTTTACACCTTGTTCAAGAAGTAGATTATCCCAAGTGAGATTTAAATCGTTAGCCGTTTTATCTGCCACTTTGACAAATGTATCGCCAATAATTCTACGATTTTCTACCAAATTAACAGTCCGACACAACGACTTAGTTTGGCGACCCTGCACGTTGGTGGAAGCATCGTAGAAAGTCAAACTTGCTTTAACAACCTAATACAATTCAAAACATCAAACCTGATCGctggtatgaagaagaaatgagaagccTCTGTCTGTAAAAAGAACTCGGTCATAGAACGGAAAAAATGGGCGGGAATTCATCCTATATTGGCCAATAGACAAAgtaaccaaattttaaatgctaagaattatttattttgattctTACCAATCCATGCTCTTTTGCCATCTCAACCAACGCTTGACAGACCAAGTCCCAAATTGAAGCTTAAGCTCCATGCAACAATTTGTTCCAACAcctgaagcaaaaaaaaaacaaaacaaacaaattaacAAAAGTGTTCATATTGTTGAAGCTATAACATAGCCAAACATTTTCATTGACGAAGGATGTAAGTTACACTACACAGTCAGAGGGGACCATGCCATTGCTGGACCCTATTGGCTGATGCAGGCCAGAAGCTTGTATGAAATACaattataaaattttaaaattgaacAGACAAGAATGTTACGCTACAACTGTGAGCGTGCCAGCATTCCTTAGATGAGTGCGGGAAAATAATGTTGATCCTATATTAGCCAGTAGACAAAGTAACTAGAGTTTAAATTTTAAGAATTATTTATTTCCATTCTTACCAATCCACGCTCTTTCCCCATCTCAACCAATGGTTGACAAACCAAGACCCAAATTGAAGCTTCACCTCCATGCAACAAT includes the following:
- the LOC116927186 gene encoding uncharacterized protein LOC116927186 isoform X2, which produces MEVKLQFGSWFVNHWLRWGKSVDWINIIFPHSSKECWHAHSCVGTNCCMELKLQFGTWSVKRWLRWQKSMDWMNSRPFFPFYDRVLFTDRGFSFLLHTSDQGRQTKSLCRTVNLVENRRIIGDTFVKVADKTANDLNLTWDNLLLEQGVNLFFGVYYCLIFNVIISRFSLNTKLILKATTVLATNV
- the LOC116927186 gene encoding uncharacterized protein LOC116927186 isoform X1 gives rise to the protein MEVKLQFGSWFVNHWLRWGKSVDWINIIFPHSSKECWHAHSCVGTNCCMELKLQFGTWSVKRWLRWQKSMDWMNSRPFFPFYDRVLFTDRGFSFLLHTSDQGRQTKSLCRTVNLVENRRIIGDTFVKVADKTANDLNLTWDNLLLEQGVNLFFGVYYCLIFNVIISRFSLNTKVLQLLFRVFLAINIQADPKSNDSFSYKCLALRLATSS